A window of the Lactuca sativa cultivar Salinas chromosome 5, Lsat_Salinas_v11, whole genome shotgun sequence genome harbors these coding sequences:
- the LOC111913828 gene encoding uncharacterized mitochondrial protein AtMg00810-like produces the protein MQQPPGFHDSSCAIMSAFFRDLFMVTQIAYLLLYVDDIILIGNSAQLLTNISSILGIEFSMFDLGDIHYFLGISTTRTVDGLILSQRKYVMEILERTSMLNCKPTSTPTDLYTKFDGSGPHVPDPTLYRSLAGTLQYLTFTRPDITYAVQ, from the exons ATgcagcaacctcctggttttcaTGATTCATCTTGCGCCATCATGTCTGCCTTCTTTAGAGATCTCTTTATG GTCACCCAAATTGCATACTTACTTCtttatgtggatgatattatCCTCATTGGTAATTCTGCACAGCTTTTGACAAATATTTCATCCATACTTGGAATCGAGTTCTCCATGTTTGATCTTGGTGATATTCATTATTTTTTGGGTATCTCAACCACTAGAACTGTCGACGGCCTAATTTTGTCTCAACGAAAATACGTCATGGAGATTCTAGAACGTACATCTATGCTTAACTGTAAACCAACATCCACTCCCACTGACCTGTATACTAAGTTTGATGGTTCAGGTCCACATGTTCCAGACCCTACTCTATATCGTAGTCTGGCAGGTACCCTTCAATACCTCACGTTCACCAGACCTGACATTACCTATGCAGTTCAATAA